In the genome of Streptomyces violaceoruber, the window AGTACCGGCTACCGGCCGGAGGGTATCCGTACCCGCCCGCCGGCGCCTGGGCGGGGGCCGGCGCGTGGGCCTCGCGGTCGTAGAACGGGCGCGCGTTGGCGCGCAGCCACAGGGCGACCGGGTCGTGGGCGTCGGTCATCGCCACCGTCGACACCGGCAGCCCGTCCGGCACCGCGCCGACGGACTGCTGCATCATCGCGCGCACCGCGTCGACGGCCGGCGGGGAGGTGTCGTACACGTCCAGGCCGATGGCGAGGTACGGCGCTCCGAGCGCCGGCTGCACCCAGGCGCGGCGCAGCGCGCGGACCGCCGGGGTGCGGTGGGCGTTCTGTGCGAGCAGGGCGTAGAACTGGGGGATCTCGATGGCCGGTTCGGACAGCCGCAGGGGCCCGGCGGGATGGCGGTCCAGGCCGGAGGCGATGCGGCGCAGGTCGAGCCAGGGGATGCCGACGCCGCCGCCGGGGGCGTGCGGATTGAGCCACAGGCCGTAGTGGTCCGGGTACAGGGCGCGGGCCGCCTCCAGGCCGTCGACCACTTCGTACGACCGGTTCCAGCCGCTGGCCGAGAGCTCCTGGGCGGAGGTCACACAGGGCGCGTAGCCGTAGCCCTCGACCTCCATGTTCCCGTACTGGGCGTCCGGGGAGCCGGCCTGGCCGTGCCACAGCAGCATCCAGACCTGGCCGGAAGTGGGGGTGGCGAGGGCGCGCAGCAGGGCCTCGTAGGCGTCGTAGCGCCCGGGCGTCACCTGGCGCAGCATGTGCTCGACCTGTCCGGTCGTGGTGCCGCTGGCGCTCACGCGTATCGCCCCTTCGAGAAGTTCCCCCGGTGTGGGGACCAGCTTAAGGCTCCGCCGGGTGCGGGGGGCCTATGAGCTCGGGGTGTGCTGTCGTCGTGCGGCTGCGGGTACGTCGTGGCTTGTCGCGCCCGCGCGGCGGAGCCGCACATGTCACGGCCCCGCGCCCCCGAAGGGGCGCTCGCCCGGGCCCGCGTCTACAAGTCCCGGTCGTAGAAGGGCCTGACCCTCTCCCGCATCCAGTCGCAGACCGGGTCCTGGGCTGCTTCCAGGAGGACCAGGTTGACCTGGTACTTCAGGGGGGACTTGGCGAGGGCCCGGCCGAGGGCGTCCAGGGGCAGGGTGCGGGCGTCGCCCTCCCAGTGGGTCAGTTCGACGCCGACGAACAGGACCGGGTCGGCGGTCTCGACGGCGGCCAGGCAGCGGCGCGCGCTGCGTACGACGCCGGTGGCGGCGAACTCGGCGGAGGCCGCGGCCAGGAAGTCCACCGGATCGTCCTGCCAGTCCGGCTCGAAGAGACGGACCCGGCCGCCGGAGGAGGGCCCGTCCAGCGGGGTGCGCCCGGCCCGGCACAGCTCGGCCACGGCGGGCGGCGGCAGCGGGATGCCGACCACGCCCTCCGGGTTCACCGCGATGCCGACCTGCGGTGGCAGGCCGCGGGCGAACTCCGCGGCGGGGGCGATGGTGTACGCCATGTGCGCGCCCGCGACCTGGCGGAGCTGCTCCTCCGAGCTGAACACCGGCACGTAGGCCTGGCCGTCGATCTCCAGCGAGGGCAGGTCGAGGGGGCCGCTGTGCGGGCCGCCGCCGTTCGGCAGGGGGACCCACAGGAAGCTGCGGCCGAGGACCTCCACGATCCGGCCACCGGCCGACGGGATGCCGAGGGAGGCGGACAGCACCTCCTCCAGCTCGTTGCCGGGCCACCCGCCGTGCGGGTGGGGGTGCGTCTGTGCCGGGAAGTCCATCTGCCTACCTACCGCCTGCCTGGTACCGCCGTTCGTGGCTGAAAGGCTAACCCGTTCGGCCCCGGAGCCCTACCGTGCGTCACCCCGTGAAGGCGATCCGCCGCAGGGTGTCGGCCGCCGCCCGGTCGAGGACGACCGCCGAGGAGCAGCCCGCGGGCAGGGTGCCTTCGGTCACCGCGCGCAGCAGGCGGGAGTTGGCCGCGCGGTGCCGCAGGAACGCGTACCGCGAGACGCCCCGGCCGCGCTCGCGCTGGCCGGCCAGGGCCTCGCCGGGAGCGACGTCGAGGAGCAGCAGGTGCAGGGTGCCGTCCCGGCGGCGGGCCTCGCGGGCCAGCCAGCCGCGCACCCAGGCCTGGGTGCCGCAGTCGTGCACGACGACGCCCTCGCCGGAGCGCAGCGCGCGGCGCAGTCCGGCGTAGTGGGCGAGGCGGACGAAGGGGCGGTAGAGCGTGTACGGCAGGAGGCGCGGCACTCGGCGGTCCCAGCGGTCGCGGGTGTCCTGGGAGTCGATGCGGCCGCCGCGCACGGTGCGCCGCATCAGCGTGGACTTGCCGCTGCCGGGCAGGCCGGTGATCACCACCAGGTCCCGGGGTCCGAAGAGCAGGGCGTGCGGGCTGCGGCCGTCGCGGTCCCTCAGGTCGCGGACGACGGGTGCGGTCAGTGGGGCGCATGCCTCGGGTGCCGGGGCGGCCGGCTGCTTGGGCAGCGCGAGTCCCGAGGTCGTGGCGTACGCCGTGGTCCTGTTCACCGTGATCGTCCTCCCCTGGGGCGGTACACGAGTACCTCCCCGTCGAGTGTAAAGAGAAGGTAATGCGCGGGTCTCGCGTTTTCGTTCGCTTACTGCCACAAGCCGGTTACAGATCACGGTCTGCCACGGATCGCCCGGGCGTGCAATGATGGCGGCGCCAACTGCATACC includes:
- a CDS encoding enhanced serine sensitivity protein SseB C-terminal domain-containing protein — translated: MSASGTTTGQVEHMLRQVTPGRYDAYEALLRALATPTSGQVWMLLWHGQAGSPDAQYGNMEVEGYGYAPCVTSAQELSASGWNRSYEVVDGLEAARALYPDHYGLWLNPHAPGGGVGIPWLDLRRIASGLDRHPAGPLRLSEPAIEIPQFYALLAQNAHRTPAVRALRRAWVQPALGAPYLAIGLDVYDTSPPAVDAVRAMMQQSVGAVPDGLPVSTVAMTDAHDPVALWLRANARPFYDREAHAPAPAQAPAGGYGYPPAGSRY
- a CDS encoding enhanced serine sensitivity protein SseB; amino-acid sequence: MDFPAQTHPHPHGGWPGNELEEVLSASLGIPSAGGRIVEVLGRSFLWVPLPNGGGPHSGPLDLPSLEIDGQAYVPVFSSEEQLRQVAGAHMAYTIAPAAEFARGLPPQVGIAVNPEGVVGIPLPPPAVAELCRAGRTPLDGPSSGGRVRLFEPDWQDDPVDFLAAASAEFAATGVVRSARRCLAAVETADPVLFVGVELTHWEGDARTLPLDALGRALAKSPLKYQVNLVLLEAAQDPVCDWMRERVRPFYDRDL
- a CDS encoding AAA family ATPase, whose product is MNRTTAYATTSGLALPKQPAAPAPEACAPLTAPVVRDLRDRDGRSPHALLFGPRDLVVITGLPGSGKSTLMRRTVRGGRIDSQDTRDRWDRRVPRLLPYTLYRPFVRLAHYAGLRRALRSGEGVVVHDCGTQAWVRGWLAREARRRDGTLHLLLLDVAPGEALAGQRERGRGVSRYAFLRHRAANSRLLRAVTEGTLPAGCSSAVVLDRAAADTLRRIAFTG